One window of Vicinamibacterales bacterium genomic DNA carries:
- a CDS encoding ABC transporter permease — MKTASVVAVAVFRESVRDKVFYNLALFALVLIGASIVIGQLTAGQDVKIIKDLGLSATSLFGVFIAVFVGISLVSKEVDRRSAYPLLAKPIRRGEFIVGKYAGLLLTLLVNTVVMTIALYAVLFMLSRGVPANVQRAWDAPAMDPALLKAMALVYVDIAVVTAVAVFFSSYSSPMLSAIFTLGVYVAGQFSADLRHFDDVVSAPAASVIARVAYYLLPDFSKFDVKLAVVHGMPVSAAYLASSALYALVYIAALLFGASAIFARRDFK, encoded by the coding sequence ATGAAGACGGCGTCGGTCGTCGCCGTCGCCGTCTTCCGCGAGTCGGTGCGCGACAAGGTGTTCTACAACCTGGCGCTGTTTGCGCTGGTGCTCATCGGCGCGTCGATCGTCATCGGCCAGCTGACCGCCGGCCAGGACGTCAAGATCATCAAGGACCTCGGACTGTCGGCGACGTCGCTCTTCGGCGTGTTCATCGCGGTCTTCGTCGGCATCAGCCTCGTGTCGAAGGAGGTCGATCGGCGGAGCGCCTATCCGCTGCTCGCCAAGCCGATCCGCCGCGGCGAGTTCATCGTCGGCAAGTACGCCGGACTGCTGCTGACGCTGCTGGTCAACACGGTCGTCATGACCATCGCGCTCTATGCGGTGCTGTTCATGCTGTCGCGCGGCGTGCCGGCGAATGTCCAGCGCGCCTGGGACGCCCCGGCCATGGATCCGGCGTTGCTGAAGGCGATGGCCCTCGTCTATGTCGACATCGCCGTCGTCACGGCCGTGGCCGTCTTCTTCTCCAGCTATTCGAGTCCGATGCTGTCGGCCATCTTCACCCTCGGCGTCTACGTCGCCGGACAGTTCAGCGCCGACCTCCGCCACTTCGACGACGTCGTCAGTGCACCGGCGGCGTCGGTGATTGCCCGCGTGGCCTACTATCTGCTGCCCGATTTCTCGAAATTCGACGTAAAGCTGGCGGTCGTTCACGGCATGCCGGTGAGCGCCGCCTACCTCGCGTCGAGCGCGCTCTACGCCCTCGTCTACATCGCGGCGCTGCTCTTTGGCGCCTCGGCGATCTTCGCGAGGCGGGACTTCAAGTGA
- a CDS encoding prepilin peptidase, whose translation MTPLQTPVLILGLAVVGLCVGSFLNVCIHRLPLKQSVVTPRSRCPHCGYALTWRDNLPVVSYALLGGRCRSCQAPIALRYPLVETITCAVFVWHGLVFGADPLLAIRLPFACALIVLFAIDLEHQILPDRITLPGIVVGFASSLFLPPGPLMSLAGMVVGGGILWVIAEAWFRLRKIEAMGFGDVKMLAMVGAVLGLRLVLLTFILSTMIGGVVAVALIATRRANMATAVPFGTMLAAAALAASLYGDVILAWYLAKL comes from the coding sequence ATGACGCCGCTGCAGACGCCGGTCCTGATCCTCGGGCTCGCCGTAGTCGGGTTGTGCGTCGGCAGCTTCCTGAATGTCTGCATCCACCGCCTGCCGCTCAAGCAGTCGGTCGTCACCCCGCGTTCGCGCTGCCCGCACTGTGGCTACGCTCTCACCTGGCGCGACAACCTCCCGGTGGTGAGCTACGCGCTGCTCGGCGGCCGCTGCCGGTCCTGTCAGGCGCCGATCGCGCTCCGCTACCCGCTCGTCGAGACGATCACGTGCGCGGTGTTCGTGTGGCACGGCCTCGTCTTCGGCGCGGATCCGTTGCTCGCCATACGCCTTCCGTTCGCGTGCGCGCTGATCGTGCTCTTTGCGATCGACCTCGAGCATCAGATCCTGCCCGATCGCATCACGCTGCCGGGAATCGTCGTCGGGTTCGCGAGCAGTCTGTTCCTGCCGCCCGGTCCGCTGATGTCGCTGGCCGGGATGGTCGTCGGCGGCGGGATTCTCTGGGTGATTGCCGAGGCGTGGTTCCGACTGCGCAAGATCGAGGCGATGGGCTTCGGCGACGTCAAGATGCTGGCGATGGTGGGGGCGGTGCTGGGACTGCGGCTCGTGCTGCTCACGTTCATCCTGTCGACGATGATCGGCGGGGTCGTCGCCGTCGCGCTCATCGCGACGCGCCGCGCCAATATGGCGACCGCCGTGCCCTTCGGGACGATGCTGGCGGCGGCGGCGCTGGCCGCCAGCTTGTACGGCGACGTCATCCTGGCGTGGTATCTCGCGAAACTGTGA